In a single window of the Catenulispora sp. GP43 genome:
- a CDS encoding SDR family NAD(P)-dependent oxidoreductase, with translation MNTTTKRTEQAQTAQTAERVPDGAWGGNPVAVITGASQGLGLALARGLAERGWSLVIDARGADRLAAAEAELSGLTAVVALAGDVTDDAHRADLAEAASELGGASLLVNNASSLGGSPMPALAHFPLEALEQTFAVNVVAPLALTQLLLPQLRQHGGEVINISSDAAVEPYEGWGGYGASKAALDHASAIFGLEENARGQNPVRIWAVDPGDLQTQMHQDAFPGEDISDLPLPETVVPAFLRLIDERRPSGRYQASDLLPQTAAADVEVA, from the coding sequence ATGAACACCACTACGAAGCGAACCGAGCAGGCCCAGACGGCCCAGACGGCCGAGCGGGTCCCGGACGGCGCCTGGGGCGGCAACCCGGTGGCCGTCATCACCGGCGCCTCGCAGGGCCTGGGCCTGGCGCTGGCCCGCGGGCTGGCCGAGCGCGGCTGGTCCCTGGTGATCGACGCCCGCGGCGCCGACCGCCTGGCGGCCGCGGAGGCGGAGCTGTCCGGACTGACCGCGGTCGTCGCGCTGGCCGGCGACGTCACCGACGACGCGCACCGCGCCGACCTGGCCGAGGCGGCCTCCGAACTCGGCGGTGCGAGCCTGCTGGTGAACAACGCCTCCAGCCTCGGCGGCTCGCCGATGCCGGCGCTCGCGCACTTCCCGCTGGAGGCGCTGGAGCAGACGTTCGCGGTGAACGTCGTGGCGCCGCTGGCCCTCACCCAGCTGCTGCTCCCGCAGCTGCGGCAGCACGGGGGAGAGGTCATCAACATCTCCTCCGACGCGGCCGTCGAGCCGTATGAGGGCTGGGGTGGCTACGGGGCGTCCAAGGCGGCGCTGGACCACGCCTCGGCGATCTTCGGGCTGGAGGAGAACGCCCGGGGGCAGAACCCAGTCCGCATCTGGGCCGTCGACCCCGGCGATCTGCAGACACAGATGCACCAGGACGCCTTCCCCGGCGAGGACATCAGCGACCTGCCGCTGCCCGAGACCGTGGTCCCGGCCTTCCTGCGGCTGATCGACGAGCGCCGGCCCTCGGGCCGTTACCAGGCCTCCGACCTGCTGCCCCAGACCGCCGCGGCCGATGTGGAGGTGGCCTGA
- a CDS encoding GAF domain-containing sensor histidine kinase, with protein MRRLSAAVLAVSRHLATDEVLQTIVATARELIGAEYAALGVPDGAGSFAQFLVDGVTDEQWAAIGPLPRQHGMLAVMLHDPAPQRLPDIRKDPRFRWWPKAHPEMDAFLGQQIRDGDEILGALFLANKPGGFTKDDEEMLGVLAGHAAIALRHARLYERERELAITRERNRLARELHDAVAQKLFALRLTSQAAADVLDADPARARASLEQVATLAKEAAEELRSVVVELRPAELEEDGLATTLRKHVEVLDRVNQTAGGPRVRFEGSDVKALSPAAEEVLLRVAQEALHNALRHAEAKTIGVRLSEHCPAGNNACGGALLEVVDDGVGFDPAAVRRAGRSLGLVSMRDRAKSVRGRLDVASTPGEGTTIRLEVDRGRAA; from the coding sequence ATGCGCCGGCTGTCCGCGGCGGTCCTGGCGGTCAGCCGCCACCTGGCCACCGACGAGGTGCTGCAGACGATCGTGGCCACCGCCCGCGAGCTGATCGGCGCCGAGTACGCGGCCCTCGGCGTCCCGGACGGCGCGGGCAGCTTCGCGCAGTTCCTGGTGGACGGCGTCACCGACGAGCAGTGGGCCGCGATCGGGCCGCTGCCGCGCCAGCACGGCATGCTCGCCGTGATGCTCCATGACCCGGCGCCCCAGCGGCTGCCGGACATCCGCAAGGACCCGCGCTTCCGCTGGTGGCCCAAGGCCCACCCGGAGATGGACGCGTTCCTCGGTCAGCAGATCCGCGACGGCGACGAGATCCTCGGCGCGCTGTTCCTGGCCAACAAGCCCGGCGGCTTCACCAAGGACGACGAGGAGATGCTCGGGGTCCTGGCCGGCCACGCCGCCATAGCGCTGCGCCACGCCCGGCTCTACGAGCGCGAACGCGAGCTGGCGATCACCCGCGAGCGCAACCGCCTGGCCCGCGAGCTGCACGACGCCGTGGCCCAGAAGCTGTTCGCGCTGCGCCTGACCTCCCAGGCCGCCGCCGACGTCCTGGACGCCGACCCGGCCCGGGCCCGCGCCTCGCTGGAGCAGGTCGCGACCCTGGCCAAGGAGGCCGCCGAGGAGCTGCGCTCGGTGGTGGTCGAGCTGCGGCCGGCCGAGCTGGAGGAGGACGGCCTGGCGACGACGCTGCGCAAGCACGTCGAGGTGCTGGACCGGGTGAACCAGACCGCCGGCGGGCCGCGCGTCAGGTTCGAGGGCAGCGACGTCAAAGCCCTGTCCCCGGCCGCCGAGGAGGTGTTGTTGCGCGTGGCCCAGGAGGCTCTGCACAACGCCCTGCGCCACGCGGAGGCGAAGACCATCGGCGTCCGCCTGAGCGAGCACTGCCCCGCCGGGAACAACGCCTGCGGCGGCGCGCTGTTGGAAGTGGTCGACGACGGCGTCGGCTTCGACCCGGCCGCGGTCCGCCGCGCCGGCCGCAGCCTGGGCCTGGTGTCGATGCGGGACCGCGCCAAATCGGTGCGCGGACGCCTGGACGTGGCATCCACTCCCGGCGAGGGCACGACGATCCGTCTGGAGGTGGACCGTGGGCGCGCGGCCTGA
- a CDS encoding response regulator gives MVRQGLRTFLELQDGIEVAGEAADGAECAEKAAELKPDVILLDLVMPGVDGVGAMELLREAGSTARVLVVTSFTDRRMIIPAIRAGARGYVYKDVDPAALAAAVRSVHAGHVLLEPEVAAALLDSGSGGGAEPGPQAPPLTAREREVLVLIAQGRSNREIARALVLAEKTVKTHVSNILMKLGVADRTQAALWAVRHGVVAEDERTLM, from the coding sequence ATGGTCCGCCAGGGCCTGCGCACGTTCCTGGAGCTGCAGGACGGCATCGAGGTCGCCGGTGAGGCGGCGGACGGCGCGGAGTGCGCCGAGAAGGCCGCCGAGCTGAAGCCGGACGTCATCCTGCTGGACCTGGTGATGCCCGGCGTGGACGGCGTCGGCGCGATGGAGCTGCTGCGCGAGGCCGGCTCCACGGCCCGGGTCCTGGTGGTGACCAGCTTCACCGACCGCCGCATGATCATCCCGGCCATCCGCGCGGGCGCCCGGGGCTACGTCTACAAGGACGTCGACCCCGCCGCCCTGGCAGCCGCGGTCCGCTCGGTCCACGCCGGCCACGTGCTACTGGAGCCGGAAGTGGCTGCCGCACTGCTGGACTCTGGCAGCGGCGGGGGCGCCGAGCCCGGCCCGCAGGCGCCGCCGCTGACCGCGCGCGAGCGCGAGGTGCTGGTGCTCATCGCGCAGGGGCGCTCGAACCGGGAGATCGCGCGGGCGTTGGTGCTGGCCGAGAAGACGGTGAAGACGCATGTGTCCAACATCCTGATGAAGCTCGGGGTCGCCGATCGGACGCAGGCCGCTTTGTGGGCGGTGCGGCATGGGGTGGTGGCGGAGGATGAGCGGACCTTGATGTGA
- a CDS encoding TlpA family protein disulfide reductase, with the protein MPKKRPAVAIASAAALAFSLTACGGSGPKNKEGLGTADAIAVGHRKPVPVLSGTTLDGAKLDLASFKGKVVVLNIWGSWCDSCEAEAPYLEQAYQAFKDKGVQFVGVDTRDNAGQAKAFVKAKQISYPNLFDDDSETLLTKLAGFTSLGFLPSTLIIDKNGDLAWRALRPVDYNDLSAALGPVIAE; encoded by the coding sequence ATGCCCAAGAAGCGCCCGGCGGTCGCCATAGCCTCGGCCGCCGCGTTGGCCTTCAGCCTCACCGCCTGCGGCGGGTCGGGGCCGAAGAACAAGGAGGGCCTGGGCACCGCCGACGCCATCGCCGTCGGGCACCGCAAGCCGGTCCCGGTGCTCTCCGGCACCACGCTGGACGGCGCCAAGCTCGACCTGGCCTCGTTCAAGGGCAAGGTGGTCGTGCTGAACATCTGGGGGTCGTGGTGCGACTCCTGCGAGGCCGAGGCGCCGTACCTGGAACAGGCCTACCAGGCGTTCAAGGACAAGGGTGTGCAGTTCGTCGGCGTCGACACCCGTGACAACGCCGGGCAGGCGAAGGCGTTCGTCAAGGCCAAGCAGATCAGCTACCCGAACCTGTTCGACGACGACAGCGAGACGCTGCTGACCAAGCTGGCCGGCTTCACCTCGCTGGGGTTCCTGCCGTCCACCCTCATCATCGACAAGAACGGTGATCTGGCCTGGCGAGCGCTGCGCCCCGTGGACTACAACGACCTGTCCGCAGCGCTCGGCCCCGTCATCGCCGAGTAG
- a CDS encoding dienelactone hydrolase family protein, with protein sequence MPTAALQIPTPDGQADAFAAYPDDGERHPGVLFYMDIFGIRPELERKARELAEHGYYVLVPNVFYRDGSAPLVELPEFVTPAVREKAVAQLLPLVHAHTPEHVLRDADAYLGFLTSRPEVAPGPVATIGYCMGGGLALRTAAAHPGQVAAVAAFHPGKLVGDAPDSPHREVIPAITADVHIGHAETDMRPEAVSELNQVLDASGVRYTSEIYPGTVHGFTMSDTSAFDAAGLQQHWDRLLALLAGAFATRR encoded by the coding sequence GTGCCCACCGCAGCGCTGCAGATCCCCACCCCCGACGGCCAGGCCGACGCCTTCGCCGCGTATCCCGACGACGGCGAGCGGCATCCGGGAGTGCTGTTCTACATGGACATCTTCGGTATCCGGCCGGAGTTGGAGCGCAAGGCCCGGGAACTGGCCGAGCACGGGTACTACGTCCTGGTCCCGAACGTGTTCTACCGCGACGGGTCGGCGCCGCTGGTCGAGCTCCCCGAGTTCGTGACCCCCGCGGTGCGGGAGAAGGCGGTCGCGCAGTTGCTGCCGCTGGTCCACGCGCACACCCCTGAGCACGTGCTGCGCGATGCCGACGCCTATCTGGGCTTCCTCACCAGCCGGCCCGAAGTGGCCCCCGGACCGGTCGCGACCATCGGCTACTGCATGGGCGGCGGCCTCGCACTGCGTACCGCGGCGGCCCACCCCGGCCAGGTGGCGGCGGTCGCCGCGTTCCACCCCGGCAAGCTGGTCGGCGACGCGCCCGACAGCCCGCACCGCGAGGTGATCCCGGCGATCACCGCCGACGTCCACATCGGCCACGCCGAGACCGACATGCGGCCGGAGGCCGTCAGCGAACTGAACCAGGTGCTGGACGCCTCGGGGGTGCGCTACACCTCGGAGATCTACCCGGGCACCGTCCACGGCTTCACGATGTCCGACACCTCAGCCTTCGACGCCGCCGGATTGCAGCAGCACTGGGACCGCCTGCTGGCGCTGCTGGCAGGGGCGTTCGCTACTCGGCGATGA
- a CDS encoding TetR/AcrR family transcriptional regulator, translating into MAPDTRRRGAALEDAILHAAADELRESGYAGMTMDRVAHRAGTNKNAIYRRWPSRAALGVAAYRHLVAAELQVPDTGTLRGDALALLRAANATWSSPQGAVLRELLAAATDDPDLLALIRERAGDNSMDAAWLTFLERAVARNEAPPQAVHPRVASVPLTILRGEYALRGLPEVPDAVLVEIVDEIFLPLVRGRAPQP; encoded by the coding sequence ATGGCGCCCGACACCCGCCGCCGGGGCGCGGCCCTGGAGGACGCGATCCTGCACGCAGCCGCCGATGAGCTGCGCGAATCGGGATACGCGGGCATGACGATGGACCGCGTGGCCCACCGCGCCGGGACCAACAAGAACGCGATCTACCGCCGCTGGCCCTCACGGGCCGCGCTGGGCGTCGCCGCCTATCGGCATCTGGTCGCCGCCGAACTGCAGGTCCCCGACACCGGCACCCTGCGCGGCGACGCGCTGGCCCTGCTCCGCGCCGCGAACGCGACCTGGTCCTCGCCGCAGGGCGCCGTGCTGCGGGAGCTGCTGGCGGCGGCCACCGACGACCCGGATCTGCTGGCCCTGATCCGCGAGCGCGCCGGCGACAACAGCATGGACGCCGCGTGGCTGACGTTCCTGGAGCGCGCGGTGGCACGGAACGAGGCGCCGCCGCAGGCCGTCCACCCGCGCGTGGCCTCGGTTCCGCTCACGATCCTGCGCGGCGAGTACGCGCTGCGCGGCCTGCCGGAAGTCCCCGACGCGGTGCTGGTCGAGATCGTCGACGAGATCTTCCTGCCGCTGGTCCGGGGGCGCGCGCCGCAGCCCTGA
- a CDS encoding N-acetyltransferase family protein: MIIPANQAAWPDLQAVLGSANCHGRRCYCQRFKSPGSDWKNASDEERAFRLRAQTSCGDPEARDTSGLVAYRDGEAAGWVAVEPRTAFGALRRSRVVWPGRAEDKGDSGVWAVTCFHTRPGYRNQGIAGELARATVPFARERGAKALEAYPMVTEPGEPVPWGEAHVGTKAMFEDAGFVEVGRPTLRRVVMRVDF; the protein is encoded by the coding sequence GTGATCATCCCGGCGAACCAGGCCGCCTGGCCGGACCTGCAAGCGGTGCTCGGGTCCGCCAACTGCCACGGTCGCCGGTGTTACTGCCAGCGCTTCAAGAGCCCCGGCAGCGATTGGAAGAACGCCTCCGACGAGGAGCGGGCCTTCCGGCTGCGCGCGCAGACCTCCTGCGGCGACCCGGAGGCCCGCGACACCAGCGGCCTGGTCGCCTACCGGGACGGCGAGGCCGCCGGCTGGGTCGCGGTCGAGCCGCGCACCGCGTTCGGCGCGCTGCGGCGCAGCCGGGTGGTGTGGCCGGGACGCGCCGAGGACAAGGGCGACTCCGGGGTCTGGGCCGTGACGTGCTTCCACACCCGGCCCGGCTACCGGAACCAGGGCATCGCGGGGGAGTTGGCCCGGGCCACGGTGCCTTTCGCCCGCGAGCGCGGCGCCAAGGCGCTGGAGGCGTACCCGATGGTCACCGAGCCCGGCGAGCCGGTGCCGTGGGGCGAGGCGCATGTCGGGACGAAGGCCATGTTCGAGGACGCGGGGTTCGTCGAGGTGGGTCGGCCGACGCTGCGGCGGGTGGTCATGCGCGTCGACTTCTGA
- a CDS encoding acyltransferase family protein — protein MEPDEGAWPLPRHRLEREDAPEWGEDQPEPEPTHSARIPALDGLRALAVAAVLLYHAGLSRVRGGFLGVDVFFVLSGYLITGLLAREYLATGAVALRRFYLRRARRLLPALFVVLAGVCAYVVLWLPGEAAGLRGDATASLFYVTNWWFVAKGQSYFGGTGRPSLLLHLWSLAVEEQFYVVWPAFLLVALGRSSGPGEHAARLRALWCGVGWATLLAACSVGLTVLLYSPWRDPSRVYYGTDTRAFELLIGVVVALVQIAREKSHTVRPTTLPTARPRAQQARIAVESASFLALAGILWAFVAVPASSPKLYPVGLIAVSVASAVLIRTLVAGTAVSGLLSGRPLVWLGERSYALYLWHWPIFDVTRPGADVAWPPQTVLLVRVLVSVVLADLTYRYVETPIRHGALCRAAVRAREAFGRRELGVPLATAGSALAVLAAAAMLTDTLVTTAAAHPADVRAVAVDNSPAAALDEPHGAAPQPQPHTAVVGDTPSYPTVMPPRPAHPPRVALIGDSQGMTLYLNRPPDTAEYIRLLDDTTEGCDFLGGRITSSAGDRRDLDAECGDTAAKWASRVARDHADTALMMVGAWDLFDEQVDGADLPFGSAGWDAYFDSRLAAAVSTLKATGLPQLDLALPPCYRPVPISGSSGGLWPERGDDSRVAHVNTLLAAYAQDPAHHVRAVYPPSQFCQDPAIAASRAYRWDGVHYYKPGARLYLRNAIPQLLEAKTS, from the coding sequence ATGGAGCCTGATGAGGGGGCGTGGCCGCTGCCGCGTCATCGTCTCGAACGTGAAGACGCGCCCGAGTGGGGGGAGGACCAGCCGGAACCGGAACCGACGCACTCCGCCCGCATCCCCGCCCTCGATGGCCTGCGCGCCCTGGCCGTCGCCGCTGTGCTCCTGTACCACGCCGGCCTGTCCCGCGTCCGCGGCGGCTTCCTCGGCGTGGACGTCTTCTTCGTCCTGTCCGGCTACCTCATCACCGGACTGCTGGCCCGCGAGTATCTCGCGACCGGCGCCGTGGCTCTGCGCCGGTTCTACCTCCGTCGCGCGCGCCGCCTGCTGCCGGCGTTGTTCGTCGTGCTGGCCGGGGTCTGCGCCTATGTGGTGCTGTGGCTGCCGGGCGAGGCCGCGGGCCTGCGCGGCGACGCCACCGCCTCGCTGTTCTATGTGACCAACTGGTGGTTCGTGGCCAAGGGCCAGTCCTACTTCGGCGGCACCGGTCGGCCGAGCCTGCTGCTGCACCTGTGGTCGCTGGCCGTGGAGGAGCAGTTCTACGTCGTCTGGCCGGCCTTCCTGCTAGTGGCGCTCGGCCGGTCGTCGGGCCCCGGCGAGCACGCCGCGCGCCTCAGGGCTCTGTGGTGCGGCGTCGGCTGGGCCACGTTGCTGGCCGCGTGCTCGGTGGGCCTGACCGTCCTGCTCTACTCGCCGTGGCGCGATCCCTCCCGGGTCTACTACGGCACCGACACCCGCGCCTTCGAGCTGCTGATCGGTGTCGTGGTCGCGCTTGTGCAGATCGCTCGCGAGAAGTCGCACACGGTGCGTCCGACGACGCTTCCGACGGCGCGTCCCAGGGCACAGCAGGCGCGCATCGCCGTGGAGTCCGCTTCCTTCCTCGCCCTGGCCGGGATCCTGTGGGCCTTCGTCGCGGTGCCGGCCAGCTCGCCGAAGCTGTATCCGGTCGGCCTGATCGCGGTGTCCGTCGCGTCCGCCGTGCTCATCAGGACCCTGGTGGCCGGCACCGCGGTGTCCGGGCTGCTGTCCGGCAGGCCGCTCGTGTGGCTCGGCGAGCGCTCCTATGCGCTCTATCTGTGGCACTGGCCGATCTTCGACGTCACCCGTCCCGGCGCCGATGTGGCCTGGCCGCCGCAGACCGTGCTGTTGGTGCGCGTGCTCGTGTCCGTGGTCCTCGCCGACCTGACCTACCGCTACGTCGAGACGCCGATCCGCCACGGCGCCCTCTGCCGGGCCGCGGTCCGGGCCCGCGAGGCTTTCGGCCGCCGCGAACTCGGCGTCCCGCTGGCCACCGCCGGATCGGCGCTGGCCGTGCTCGCGGCGGCGGCGATGCTCACCGACACGCTCGTCACCACCGCCGCGGCGCACCCGGCCGACGTCCGGGCCGTCGCCGTCGACAACAGCCCGGCCGCCGCCCTGGACGAGCCGCACGGCGCCGCCCCGCAGCCGCAGCCGCACACGGCCGTGGTCGGGGATACCCCCTCCTACCCGACCGTGATGCCGCCGCGTCCGGCGCACCCGCCGCGCGTGGCCCTGATCGGCGACTCGCAGGGCATGACCCTGTACCTGAACCGGCCCCCGGACACCGCCGAGTACATCCGGCTCCTGGACGACACCACCGAGGGCTGCGACTTCCTCGGGGGCCGCATCACCAGCAGCGCCGGCGACCGCCGCGACCTGGACGCCGAATGCGGCGACACGGCGGCCAAGTGGGCCTCCCGGGTGGCCCGCGACCACGCGGACACCGCGCTGATGATGGTCGGCGCCTGGGACCTGTTCGACGAGCAGGTGGACGGCGCCGACCTGCCGTTCGGCAGCGCCGGCTGGGACGCCTACTTCGACAGCCGGCTGGCCGCCGCCGTCAGCACCCTGAAGGCCACCGGCCTGCCGCAGCTCGACCTCGCGCTGCCGCCCTGCTACCGGCCGGTGCCCATCAGCGGCAGCTCCGGCGGGCTGTGGCCGGAGCGTGGGGACGACTCGCGGGTCGCGCACGTCAACACCCTGCTGGCCGCCTACGCGCAGGACCCGGCGCACCACGTCCGGGCCGTGTACCCGCCCTCGCAGTTCTGCCAGGACCCGGCGATCGCCGCCAGCCGCGCCTACCGCTGGGACGGAGTCCACTACTACAAGCCGGGTGCGCGTCTATATTTGCGGAACGCGATCCCGCAACTCCTGGAGGCGAAGACGTCGTGA
- a CDS encoding glycosyltransferase family 2 protein has translation MTAEPVWWPRAPTVAAGRVAVVTVSYNTRELTAFLLWSLRTIVAWPDLEIVVVDNGSGDGSAQYLAEAARAGVCTLLANDGNRQHGPGLNQGISHLAARPGPHPEWVWVLDSDVVATRPDVLSAAVGTAREHAAALVGEPQHDRWHADGRFGLFSLLIDPAVVWRGSVGPFTDGGDPSSDLLASAARQGIQTAAFPFTADGHVIHRGRGTLAAVHAAGERDHPLYAWAETHHAAHYAEVPGADQRYQALRSRFRKEVSLI, from the coding sequence GTGACGGCTGAACCAGTGTGGTGGCCGCGGGCCCCGACGGTGGCCGCCGGCCGCGTCGCGGTCGTGACGGTCTCGTACAACACCCGCGAGCTGACCGCCTTCCTGCTGTGGTCGCTGCGCACCATCGTGGCCTGGCCCGACCTGGAGATCGTGGTCGTGGACAACGGCTCCGGCGACGGATCGGCGCAGTACCTCGCCGAGGCGGCGCGCGCCGGGGTGTGCACCCTGCTCGCCAACGACGGCAACCGCCAGCACGGCCCCGGCCTCAACCAGGGCATCTCCCACCTCGCCGCCCGGCCGGGCCCGCATCCGGAGTGGGTCTGGGTCCTGGACTCCGACGTCGTGGCCACCCGCCCCGACGTGCTGTCCGCCGCCGTCGGCACCGCGCGCGAGCACGCGGCGGCCCTGGTCGGCGAGCCGCAGCACGACCGGTGGCACGCCGACGGCCGCTTCGGCCTGTTCTCCCTGCTCATCGACCCGGCGGTGGTCTGGCGCGGATCGGTCGGGCCGTTCACCGACGGCGGCGACCCCTCGTCCGACCTGCTGGCCTCCGCCGCGCGGCAGGGTATCCAGACGGCCGCGTTCCCTTTCACCGCCGACGGCCATGTCATCCACCGCGGGCGCGGCACCCTCGCCGCGGTCCACGCGGCCGGGGAGCGGGACCACCCGCTGTATGCGTGGGCTGAGACGCATCACGCGGCGCACTATGCCGAAGTCCCCGGCGCGGACCAGCGGTATCAGGCGCTGCGGAGCAGGTTCCGCAAAGAAGTGAGCCTCATATAA
- a CDS encoding MFS transporter yields MFSALADKDFRWFFTGYLTSKLGSAMAPVAIAFAVLHTGVGPGGLGWVMAARIVPVVLLLLLGGVFADRLGGRRVMIASDLLRCAAQAAFGLLVLTGHATLTAMIVASVLSGVGEGVFSPSLQALIPRLIPAGPRGDANALLSVAVSGAGVAGPALGGMIAAVFGGATGPASVLFFDSASYAVSIVVLLRLAHVPQPEPGEGSTIIRDLREGWDEFRSRTWLWLTTVQFGFFNALVWAPYLVLGPVVAEHRLSGAGAWGLVLASNSAGAILGGLALLGRRPRRPFLVSLVAAFGYVFTPALLASSLPLPFVCAAAAVTGVGGAVGSALDTTVMQQRVPVEVLGRITAYQTLGAFALGPLGLVIAGPLGSAFGVAAFLAFGAVFQFATVALILAVPAVRRLDLEDTDLSEPSATVVETVIEPSPSGG; encoded by the coding sequence ATGTTCTCCGCGTTGGCGGACAAGGATTTCCGCTGGTTCTTCACCGGCTACCTGACCTCCAAGCTCGGCAGCGCCATGGCCCCGGTGGCCATCGCGTTCGCCGTCCTGCACACCGGCGTGGGGCCGGGCGGGCTGGGGTGGGTGATGGCCGCGCGCATCGTGCCGGTGGTGCTGCTCCTGCTGCTCGGCGGGGTTTTCGCCGACCGGCTCGGCGGGCGGCGGGTGATGATCGCCTCGGACCTGCTGCGCTGCGCGGCGCAGGCCGCGTTCGGCCTGCTGGTGCTCACCGGGCACGCCACGCTCACCGCGATGATCGTGGCGTCGGTGCTGTCCGGCGTCGGCGAGGGCGTCTTCAGTCCGTCGCTGCAGGCGCTGATCCCGCGGCTGATCCCGGCCGGGCCGCGCGGCGACGCCAACGCGCTGCTCAGCGTGGCCGTGTCCGGGGCGGGGGTGGCCGGGCCGGCGCTCGGCGGGATGATCGCGGCGGTCTTCGGCGGGGCCACGGGGCCGGCGTCGGTGTTGTTCTTCGACAGCGCCAGCTATGCGGTGAGCATCGTGGTGCTGCTGCGGCTGGCGCACGTGCCGCAGCCCGAGCCCGGCGAGGGGTCCACGATCATCAGGGACCTGCGGGAGGGCTGGGACGAGTTCCGCTCCCGGACCTGGCTGTGGCTGACGACGGTGCAGTTCGGGTTCTTCAATGCGCTGGTGTGGGCGCCGTACCTGGTGCTGGGGCCGGTGGTGGCCGAGCACCGGCTGAGCGGGGCCGGCGCGTGGGGGCTGGTGCTGGCCTCGAACAGCGCCGGGGCGATCCTGGGCGGGCTGGCGCTGCTGGGGCGCAGGCCGAGGCGGCCGTTCCTGGTCTCGCTGGTCGCCGCGTTCGGGTACGTGTTCACCCCGGCGCTGCTGGCCAGCAGCCTGCCGCTGCCGTTCGTGTGCGCCGCGGCGGCGGTCACCGGCGTCGGCGGCGCGGTCGGGTCGGCGCTGGACACCACGGTGATGCAGCAGCGGGTGCCGGTCGAGGTGCTGGGCCGGATCACGGCGTACCAGACGCTCGGCGCGTTCGCGCTCGGGCCGCTGGGCCTGGTGATCGCAGGGCCCTTGGGCTCGGCGTTCGGGGTGGCGGCGTTCCTGGCGTTCGGGGCGGTGTTCCAGTTCGCGACGGTCGCGCTGATCCTCGCTGTGCCCGCTGTGAGGCGTCTTGACCTGGAAGATACCGACTTGTCGGAACCCTCCGCTACGGTGGTCGAAACAGTGATCGAACCCTCACCATCAGGAGGCTGA
- the fxlM gene encoding methyltransferase, FxLD system yields the protein MATADPDRTGGEDERDGDARGRRPKRRRFLPHRAPDDAQAAAFRDSLADRLVAEGAVTTPEVAAAVRAVPRHTFTPGLSLEQAYANQVVFVKRDRFGVPTSSVSAPDIQAIMLEQAGIRPGMRVLEIGSGGYNAALMAELAGAGGEVTTVDIDPAVTERARRCLDEAGYADVRVVTADAEAGVAAGAPYDRIVVTVEAWDLPPAWARQLTPRGRLVVPLLLHGMTRSIAFDREGDRLISRSTQLCGFVKMQGIGSHAEKGLTLNDGDLVIDADDLRAIPEAARIEAHLRTPRAERWSGVRVWRWEPWDTLPLWLATAFPGYCQLTVLVPGAPAVPGAPGAPGTEPLEPALAAATPAVATATGFAHLIARPRPDGRIELGAHAFGPDAADLAAALAAEITAWNDEQRLGSGPVITAWPAGAPEPRADLLVARKHVRLAVDWPPASR from the coding sequence GTGGCGACGGCCGACCCGGACCGGACCGGGGGTGAGGACGAACGGGATGGTGACGCGCGCGGCCGCCGGCCAAAGCGCCGCCGCTTCCTCCCCCACCGCGCCCCCGACGACGCCCAGGCCGCCGCCTTCCGCGACTCCCTCGCCGACCGCCTCGTGGCCGAGGGCGCCGTCACCACGCCCGAGGTCGCGGCCGCCGTACGTGCCGTGCCGCGGCACACCTTCACGCCGGGGCTGTCACTGGAGCAGGCGTACGCGAACCAGGTCGTGTTCGTGAAGCGCGACCGGTTCGGGGTGCCGACGAGTTCGGTGAGCGCGCCGGACATTCAGGCGATCATGCTGGAGCAGGCCGGGATCCGGCCCGGTATGCGGGTGCTGGAGATCGGGTCGGGCGGATACAACGCCGCGCTCATGGCCGAGCTCGCCGGGGCCGGCGGGGAGGTGACGACCGTTGACATCGATCCGGCGGTGACCGAGCGCGCGCGGCGCTGTCTGGACGAGGCCGGCTACGCCGATGTGCGCGTGGTGACCGCCGATGCCGAGGCCGGGGTGGCCGCCGGTGCGCCGTACGACCGCATCGTGGTGACGGTCGAGGCCTGGGATCTGCCGCCGGCCTGGGCCCGGCAGCTGACGCCGCGCGGGCGCCTCGTCGTGCCGCTGCTGCTGCACGGCATGACCCGCTCCATCGCCTTCGACCGCGAGGGCGACCGCCTGATCAGCCGTTCCACGCAGCTGTGCGGCTTCGTCAAGATGCAGGGCATCGGCAGCCACGCCGAGAAAGGGCTCACGCTCAACGACGGCGACCTCGTCATCGACGCCGACGACCTGCGGGCGATCCCCGAGGCCGCACGGATCGAGGCGCATCTGCGGACCCCGCGCGCCGAGCGCTGGTCCGGCGTCCGAGTGTGGCGCTGGGAGCCGTGGGACACCCTGCCGCTCTGGCTCGCCACCGCCTTCCCCGGCTACTGCCAGCTCACGGTCCTCGTTCCGGGAGCGCCGGCTGTCCCGGGCGCGCCGGGCGCCCCCGGCACCGAACCCCTGGAGCCGGCGCTGGCCGCCGCCACGCCCGCGGTCGCCACGGCCACCGGTTTCGCGCACCTCATCGCGCGCCCGCGCCCCGACGGCCGCATCGAACTCGGGGCGCACGCCTTCGGGCCGGACGCCGCCGACCTCGCCGCCGCGCTGGCCGCCGAGATCACCGCGTGGAACGACGAACAGCGCCTCGGCTCCGGACCGGTGATCACCGCCTGGCCGGCCGGCGCCCCGGAACCGCGAGCCGACCTGCTCGTCGCCAGGAAGCACGTCCGGCTGGCCGTGGACTGGCCGCCCGCATCGAGATGA